The Sporichthyaceae bacterium DNA segment CGCGGTCGGTGTCCGAGCGGATCAGCCGCCCGGCGCCCTGCGCCAGGCGCACCGCGGCATGGGCGGCGTACACCGCCATGAATCCGTTGCCGCCGGCCTTGTCCGCCGCACGGGCGCGCGCAGTGGCCAGTGGGTCGTCCGGGCGCGGAAACGGCAGGCGGTCGATGATCACCAGGCTGCAGGACGCGCCCGGCACGTCGATGCCCTGCCAGAGCGACAGCGTGCCGAACAGGCACGACGCCGGATCCGCGGTGAACGCGGTGATCAACGCGGCCAGGGTGTCCTCGCCCTGGCAGAGCACCGGGAACGGCAGGCGTTCGCGCATCTCCGCGGCGGTCAAATCGGCGACCCGGCGCGAGGAGAACAACCCCAGGGTGCGCCCACCCGCCGTTTCGATCATCGCGGCGAGTTCGTCCAGCGCGGCCGGGCCGAGGCCATCCCGGCCGGGGGCCGGCAGATGAGCGGCGACATAGAGGATGCCCTGCTTGCCGTAGACGAACGGCGATCCCACGTCCAGCCCACGCCACCGGATCGGTTTGTTGTCCTCGACGTCCTCGCCCTCGGCGCTGTCGGCGGTCGGACCCTCGACGACCGGCTCGACCGGAGTGCGGTCGTCGGTGGGCGGACCCAGCCCGACGCTGCGCGCGGTGTGTTCGAACGTGCCGCCGACGGTGAGCGTGGCCGAGGTGAGCACCACGGTCCGGTCGGCGAACAACGACCGGCGCAGCAACCCGGCCACGGACAGCGGGGCCACCCGCAGCACCCGGCCGCGCCGTTCCTCCACGTCCAGCCAGGCCACGTCGTGCTCCGACGGGGCGGTCAGTCGGGCCGCGGTGTCCATGATCTCCTCGACACCGGCGCGGGCGATTTTCTTCGCCAGCAGCACATCCGGGGCGTCGCCGGAGGACGTGGAGATCGAGGTGAGCACGCCGCGGGCGGCGTCACGCAGTGCGGCCAGTTCCGCACCGAGCAACGCCGGCATGACGGTGAGGGCGCCCGGCTCCACCGCGGCCAGGGTGGCGGCGAAGCCGTCACCCACGCCGGCCAGGATCTCCACCGCACGCGCGTCGGCCAC contains these protein-coding regions:
- a CDS encoding ATP-dependent DNA helicase; the protein is MSNRPTVSALLAVAVGDLDGVDRPGQLQMAEAVADAINDGEHLLVQAGTGTGKSLAYLVAALLHRRPVVVATATLGLQAQLIRRDLPRLVDAATPVLGRRPSFAILKGRNNYACLHRIGGGAGTEDGDGLFDVAAAQAPTSPLGKDVLRARQWAEETDTGDRDDLVPGVSDRAWAQVSVTSRECPGATRCPQGEQCFAERARYAAAEADVVVTNHALLAIDALENIPVLPEHDAVIVDEAHELTDRVAAVATAELTAPLVERAARAATKVADARAVEILAGVGDGFAATLAAVEPGALTVMPALLGAELAALRDAARGVLTSISTSSGDAPDVLLAKKIARAGVEEIMDTAARLTAPSEHDVAWLDVEERRGRVLRVAPLSVAGLLRRSLFADRTVVLTSATLTVGGTFEHTARSVGLGPPTDDRTPVEPVVEGPTADSAEGEDVEDNKPIRWRGLDVGSPFVYGKQGILYVAAHLPAPGRDGLGPAALDELAAMIETAGGRTLGLFSSRRVADLTAAEMRERLPFPVLCQGEDTLAALITAFTADPASCLFGTLSLWQGIDVPGASCSLVIIDRLPFPRPDDPLATARARAADKAGGNGFMAVYAAHAAVRLAQGAGRLIRSDTDRGVVAVLDARLATARYGRYLRASLPPFWYTTDPTVVRSALARLAAETTAPSGD